A section of the Paenibacillus odorifer genome encodes:
- a CDS encoding glycoside hydrolase family 3 C-terminal domain-containing protein — protein MSTQSVGIPLEGFAEFSRTVAAEGAVLLKNDHQVLPLGENDNVAVFGRTQVNYYRSGTGSGGSVHVTYTTNLLGGLRSKKNLTVNEDLAAVYEKWIAQNPFDNGGGVWAAEPWNQKEMLLSDELVAEARRKSNKAIIVIGRTAGEDQDNVDGSGSYQLTADEKAMLKQVTTYFEQTIVVLNVSNIIDMSWLNDESYKNPISSVIYSWQGGMEGGNAIADVLAGEVTPSGKLTDTIAYSINDYPSTHNYGNEFTNLYQEDIYVGYRYFETFCPEKVQYEFGYGISYTKFKLEPEEAKLINKAGELNVEVGVTVTNIGTTFAGKEVVQVYYEAPQGKLGQPAKALAAFAKTKVLQPGEAQRLTVSFPVHSMASYDDAGVTGHASAYVLEEGTYRVFAGTSVKKVEEVKVEGNSGYVVETLQVVEQLQEALAPTQSFTRMQPGVQNADGSYELLYVEVPTRKISLAERIESNLPTTISQTGNQGHKLRDVFEQKVSMEAFIAQLSDDDLAAIVRGEGMSSPLVTPGTASAFGGVSDSLYNLGIPVACTADGPSGIRMDSGAKATQVAIGTLLAATWNAELVEELYVLEGQELVRNNIDTLLGPGLNIRRSPLNGRNFEYFSEDPLISGVFAAACTRGIMKGGSNATLKHFACNNQEKHRSKVDAVVSERALREIYLKGFEIAVKQGGANSIMTSYNPVNGHWAASNYDLNTTILRGEWGFKGIVMTDWWAIMNDVVNGGAADRKFTNWMVRAQNDLYMVVANYGAEINGWNDNTIESLENGSLTRGELQRSAMNICEFIIHAPVFSRKQQIVETVESFKANPSLTAEQVQSLSQNPQVKPAVEGSTFFEVGQAGQYRILVHIMSTEPELAQSACNVNLNDQLMTTIQTNGTEGQWIRQKLVKVELEAGLYEMKLEFIKPGLQIDWIEFNKVD, from the coding sequence TTGAGTACACAGAGTGTGGGAATTCCATTAGAAGGTTTTGCAGAATTTAGCCGAACGGTAGCCGCTGAAGGTGCGGTACTGTTGAAGAATGATCATCAGGTGCTTCCGCTTGGTGAAAATGATAATGTTGCTGTATTTGGCAGAACTCAAGTGAATTATTATCGCAGTGGTACTGGTTCGGGCGGTAGTGTTCATGTTACTTATACGACCAACCTGCTAGGCGGTCTTCGCAGTAAAAAGAACCTTACGGTCAACGAAGATTTGGCAGCAGTATATGAGAAGTGGATTGCGCAAAATCCATTTGATAATGGTGGCGGCGTTTGGGCTGCAGAGCCATGGAACCAGAAGGAAATGCTTTTATCCGACGAATTGGTAGCAGAGGCTAGAAGAAAATCGAACAAAGCAATCATTGTAATCGGACGTACAGCAGGAGAAGATCAGGATAATGTCGATGGTTCAGGGAGCTACCAACTAACAGCTGATGAAAAGGCGATGCTGAAGCAGGTAACTACATATTTTGAGCAAACGATTGTTGTACTGAACGTCTCTAATATTATTGATATGAGCTGGCTAAACGATGAAAGTTATAAAAATCCGATTTCGTCTGTCATCTACTCTTGGCAGGGGGGAATGGAAGGTGGTAATGCAATTGCGGACGTGCTGGCCGGAGAAGTGACTCCAAGCGGTAAATTAACAGACACGATCGCATATTCCATCAACGATTACCCGTCAACACATAACTACGGCAATGAATTTACAAACCTTTATCAGGAAGATATCTATGTTGGTTATCGCTATTTCGAGACATTTTGCCCAGAAAAGGTTCAATATGAGTTTGGTTATGGAATATCGTATACCAAGTTTAAGCTCGAGCCAGAAGAAGCAAAACTTATTAACAAAGCTGGCGAACTAAATGTTGAAGTCGGCGTAACCGTAACCAATATAGGAACTACCTTTGCTGGAAAAGAGGTCGTTCAGGTCTATTATGAAGCTCCACAAGGGAAATTGGGACAGCCTGCTAAAGCTTTGGCAGCATTCGCAAAAACAAAAGTCCTTCAGCCAGGCGAAGCACAACGTCTTACTGTGAGTTTTCCTGTTCATTCTATGGCTTCCTATGATGACGCTGGTGTGACAGGGCATGCTTCTGCTTATGTGCTAGAAGAAGGCACGTACCGCGTGTTTGCGGGAACGAGTGTTAAAAAAGTGGAGGAAGTCAAGGTTGAAGGGAATAGCGGCTATGTCGTGGAAACTCTTCAAGTTGTGGAACAGTTACAAGAAGCTCTTGCACCAACGCAAAGCTTTACAAGAATGCAACCTGGCGTTCAAAATGCAGACGGTTCGTATGAACTTCTGTATGTAGAGGTTCCAACACGCAAGATTTCGTTAGCAGAACGGATCGAGAGCAATCTACCAACAACGATCTCCCAGACAGGCAATCAAGGGCATAAATTAAGAGATGTATTTGAACAAAAAGTTAGTATGGAAGCTTTTATTGCCCAGCTTAGTGACGATGACTTGGCTGCCATTGTCCGGGGTGAAGGCATGAGCAGTCCTTTAGTTACACCGGGTACAGCTTCTGCATTTGGAGGAGTAAGTGATAGTCTATATAACTTAGGAATCCCTGTTGCATGTACGGCAGATGGTCCTTCAGGAATTCGTATGGATAGTGGAGCAAAAGCGACTCAGGTTGCGATCGGAACGCTTCTTGCAGCTACTTGGAATGCCGAATTAGTCGAAGAGCTGTATGTGTTAGAAGGACAAGAGTTGGTAAGAAACAACATAGACACCTTGCTTGGACCAGGTCTGAATATTCGTCGCAGCCCGCTTAATGGCCGCAACTTTGAATATTTTTCTGAAGATCCTTTGATCTCTGGGGTGTTTGCCGCTGCATGTACACGTGGGATTATGAAAGGTGGCTCTAATGCCACACTGAAGCATTTTGCCTGCAATAATCAGGAGAAACATCGCAGTAAGGTTGACGCTGTTGTGTCGGAACGTGCGCTTCGCGAGATTTATTTGAAAGGTTTCGAAATTGCTGTGAAGCAGGGTGGGGCAAATTCAATTATGACCTCTTATAACCCTGTTAATGGACATTGGGCCGCTTCAAATTACGATTTGAACACTACAATTCTCCGCGGAGAATGGGGCTTCAAAGGTATTGTCATGACAGACTGGTGGGCCATCATGAATGATGTCGTTAATGGTGGAGCTGCAGACCGGAAATTTACAAATTGGATGGTCCGTGCACAAAATGACCTGTACATGGTTGTAGCTAACTATGGCGCCGAAATTAATGGATGGAATGACAACACCATTGAATCCTTGGAAAATGGATCTTTGACTAGAGGAGAGCTGCAACGTTCTGCAATGAATATTTGTGAGTTCATCATACATGCTCCAGTATTCTCGAGAAAACAGCAAATTGTTGAAACAGTTGAGTCCTTTAAGGCTAATCCTTCACTTACTGCAGAACAAGTACAATCCTTATCTCAAAATCCACAGGTTAAGCCAGCCGTTGAAGGATCGACTTTCTTTGAAGTTGGCCAAGCTGGTCAATATCGGATCCTCGTGCATATCATGTCAACAGAGCCTGAGCTGGCTCAAAGTGCATGCAATGTTAATTTGAATGATCAATTGATGACAACCATTCAAACCAACGGGACAGAAGGTCAATGGATTAGACAAAAGCTTGTGAAAGTAGAACTAGAAGCAGGTCTTTATGAAATGAAACTGGAGTTCATTAAACCAGGTTTACAGATCGACTGGATCGAATTTAATAAAGTTGACTAA
- a CDS encoding Lsa family ABC-F type ribosomal protection protein, with amino-acid sequence MSLINVTNLTFAYEGSYDNIFENVNFQIDTDWKLGFTGRNGRGKTTFLSLLLGKHEYSGNISAHVSFEYFPFQVNNKELNTIDVISEIFPDYIHWKLMRELSLLKVSEDVLYRPFDSLSNGEQTKVLLATLFIKENSFLLIDEPTNHLDMTARKLVSDYLNSKSGYILVSHDRSFLDNCVDHILSINKTNIEIQKGNFSSWWENKVRQDNFELAEDEKLRRDIKRLSASSKRTGNWSHEVEKTKNGTRNSGSKLDKGYVGHKAAKMMKRSKAIEQRQQSAINEKSKLLKNIENSENLEITQLAYHKRHLAELDNVSVFYGEKRVCSEVSFTIEQGERITLSGKNGSGKSSIIKLICGEEIDYTGTFTKDSQLIISYVSQDTSDLRGDLTDYARENGIDESLFKSILRKLDFSRIQFDKDISTYSGGQKKKVLIAKSLSEKAHLYIWDEPLNFIDVISRMQIEELLLEYTPTLVFVEHDREFCHNVATKIIELS; translated from the coding sequence ATGTCATTAATAAATGTCACAAATCTAACCTTTGCCTATGAAGGCAGCTACGATAACATATTTGAGAACGTAAACTTTCAAATCGATACCGATTGGAAATTAGGTTTCACAGGGAGAAATGGTCGAGGAAAGACTACATTTCTTAGCTTATTGCTTGGAAAGCATGAATACAGCGGTAATATTTCTGCTCATGTCAGCTTTGAATATTTCCCTTTTCAGGTGAATAACAAGGAGCTTAACACCATAGATGTGATCAGCGAGATTTTTCCGGATTATATTCATTGGAAGTTAATGCGTGAGCTTTCTTTGCTAAAGGTTTCTGAGGATGTGTTATATCGTCCCTTTGATTCATTGTCTAACGGAGAGCAGACGAAAGTGCTGTTAGCCACATTATTCATTAAGGAAAATAGCTTCCTGTTGATTGATGAACCTACAAATCATTTGGATATGACGGCAAGAAAGCTTGTCAGTGATTACCTCAATTCAAAAAGTGGATATATTCTGGTTTCTCACGACAGATCCTTTCTTGATAATTGTGTGGACCACATCTTGTCAATCAACAAAACCAATATAGAGATTCAAAAGGGCAATTTTTCTAGCTGGTGGGAGAATAAAGTCAGACAAGATAACTTTGAGTTAGCAGAAGACGAAAAACTTAGAAGAGATATCAAACGCTTGTCAGCATCATCTAAACGGACAGGTAACTGGTCACATGAGGTGGAAAAAACTAAAAACGGAACTAGAAATTCTGGATCTAAGTTAGATAAAGGTTATGTTGGGCACAAGGCCGCTAAAATGATGAAACGCTCTAAAGCCATCGAGCAAAGACAGCAATCTGCCATCAACGAAAAGTCTAAGCTTCTTAAAAATATTGAAAATTCTGAGAACTTAGAGATTACGCAGCTTGCTTATCATAAACGTCATCTTGCGGAGCTGGACAATGTTTCGGTTTTTTACGGAGAGAAAAGGGTATGTTCAGAAGTAAGCTTTACCATTGAGCAGGGGGAGAGAATAACACTCTCGGGTAAAAATGGTTCCGGGAAATCAAGTATCATCAAATTGATCTGCGGTGAGGAGATAGATTATACCGGCACCTTCACTAAGGATAGCCAGCTTATCATTTCCTACGTATCGCAAGACACTTCTGATCTACGGGGCGATTTAACAGATTATGCTAGAGAGAATGGGATAGATGAAAGTCTTTTTAAATCTATTCTGCGAAAGCTTGATTTCTCCAGAATTCAATTTGATAAGGATATTTCCACATACAGTGGCGGCCAAAAGAAAAAAGTCCTGATCGCCAAAAGTCTTAGTGAAAAAGCTCATTTGTATATTTGGGATGAACCGCTTAATTTTATTGATGTTATTTCACGTATGCAAATTGAAGAGCTATTGCTTGAATATACACCAACACTCGTTTTTGTGGAGCATGATCGCGAATTTTGCCATAATGTTGCCACGAAGATCATTGAACTTAGCTGA